The following are encoded together in the Kwoniella europaea PYCC6329 chromosome 1, complete sequence genome:
- a CDS encoding 60S ribosomal protein L3, producing the protein MSHRKYEEPRHGSLAFLPRKRAARHRGRCKAFPKDDPKKPVHLTATMGYKAGMTHIVRDLDRPGSKMHKREVVEAVTVLETPPIVVVGVVGYVETPRGLRSLTTVWAEHLSDEVKRRFYKNWYRSKKKAFTRYTKKHTENNGQSVTRELERIKKYCTVVRVLAHTQISKTGLSQKKAHLMEIQVNGGSVADKVDFAKSNFEKTVEVGSIFEQDEPIDIIGVTKGHGYEGVTARWGTTRLPRKTHRGLRKVACIGAWHPSKVMFSVARAGQRGYHSRTSINHKIYRIANGSSGSSGSTDFDLTKKDITPMGGFVRYGIVKNDFVMIKGTCAGPVKRILTLRKALRTHTSRAHTEKVQLKFIDTSSNFGHGRFQDKAEKNAFLGQLKIKSDA; encoded by the exons ATGTCTCACCGAAAATACGAGGAGCCTCGTCACGGTTCGCTTGCTTTCC TTCCCAGAAAGCGAGCTGCCCGAcacagaggaagatgtaagGCTTTCCCTAAG GACGACCCCAAGAAGCCTGTCCACCTTACTGCCACCATGGGTTACAAGGCTGGTATGACTCACATCGTCCGAGACCTCGACCGACCTGGATCTA AAATGCACAAGAGAGAAGTTGTTGAGGCCGTTACCGTCCTTGAAACTCCTCCTATCGTCGTTGTCGGTGTTGTTGGTTACGTAGAGACCCCTCGAGGTTTGAGATCTTTGACTACCGTCTGGGCTGAACACTTGTCCGACGAAGTTAAGAGACGATTCTACAA GAACTGGTACcgatcaaagaagaaggcttTCACCCGATACACCAAGAAGCACACTGAGAACAACGGTCAATCCGTCACCCGAGAACTCGAGAGAATCAAGAAGTACTGTACCGTCGTCCGAGTTTTGGCCCACACCCAAATCTCCAAGACTGGTCTCTCTCAAAAGAAGGCTCACTTGATGGAAATCCAAGTTAACGGTGGTTCCGTCGCTGACAAAGTCGACTTTGCCAAATCCAACTTTGAAAAGACCGTTGAGGTCGGTTCCATCtttgaacaagatgaacctatcgatatcatcggtgTTACCAAGGGTCACGGTTACGAGGGTGTTACTGCTCGATGGGGTACTACCAGACTTCCAAGAAAGAC TCACCGAGGTCTCCGAAAAGTTGCTTGTATTGGTGCTTGGCATCCATCCAAGGTGATGTTCTCAGTTGCCCGAGCTGGTCAACGAGGATACCACTCCAGAACATCGATCAACCACAAGATCTACCGAATCGCCAACGgttcatctggatcttcaggTTCTACCGACTTCGACTTGaccaagaaggatatcaCCCCTATGGGTGGTTTCGTCCGATACGGTATCGTCAAGAACGATTTCGTCATGATCAAAGGAACTTGCGCCGGTCCTGTCAAGAGAATCCTCACTCTCCGAAAGGCCCTCCGAACCCACACTTCCAGAGCTCACACCGAGAAAGTTCAACTCAAATTCATCGATACCTCATCCAACTTCGGTCACGGTAGATTCCAAGATAAAGCTGAGAAGAACGCTTTCCTCGGTCAactcaagatcaaatctgATGCTTAA